One Cedecea neteri DNA segment encodes these proteins:
- the hmpA gene encoding NO-inducible flavohemoprotein, with protein MLDAQTIAVVKSTIPLLAATGPKLTAHFYERMFSHNPELKEIFNMSNQRNGDQREALFNAICAYASNIENLAALLPAVEKIAQKHTTFQIKPEQYNIVGSHLLATLDELFSPGQEVLDAWGKAYGVLAQVFINRESEIYQDNAAKQGGWEGTRPFTIVEKKEQSSLITSFELVPLDGGPVADYQPGQYLGVWLKPVGFPHQEIRQYSLTRQPNGKSYRIAVKREEKGMVSNWLHNHAQAGDRVHLASPAGDFFMDVNSGTPVTLISAGVGQTPMLSMLDTLANSGHQAQVNWLHAAEHGDVHAFSEEVAELGAKLPKFESHVWYREPSAEDRALPRFNREGLMNLLEIEGKLSDPAMQFYLCGPINFMRFAAEQLVKIGVNKDSIHYECFGPHKVM; from the coding sequence ATGCTAGACGCACAAACCATCGCCGTTGTTAAGTCGACCATCCCTCTGCTGGCCGCAACCGGGCCTAAACTTACCGCCCATTTTTATGAGCGCATGTTCAGCCACAACCCGGAGCTGAAAGAGATCTTTAACATGAGCAATCAGCGCAACGGTGACCAGCGCGAAGCGCTGTTCAACGCCATTTGCGCGTATGCTTCCAACATCGAAAATCTGGCTGCCCTCTTGCCAGCGGTAGAGAAAATCGCCCAGAAGCACACCACCTTCCAGATCAAGCCAGAGCAATACAACATCGTGGGCAGCCATCTGCTGGCCACGTTAGACGAGCTGTTCAGCCCGGGGCAGGAAGTGCTGGACGCCTGGGGAAAAGCCTACGGCGTTCTGGCGCAGGTCTTTATTAACCGCGAGTCAGAAATTTACCAGGATAACGCCGCTAAGCAGGGTGGCTGGGAAGGTACGCGTCCCTTCACTATCGTAGAGAAAAAAGAGCAAAGTTCACTGATCACCAGCTTCGAACTTGTCCCGCTGGACGGCGGCCCGGTGGCGGATTATCAGCCGGGGCAATATCTCGGCGTCTGGCTGAAGCCTGTTGGTTTCCCGCATCAGGAAATTCGTCAGTACTCTTTGACCCGCCAGCCGAACGGAAAAAGCTACCGCATTGCCGTGAAGCGTGAAGAGAAAGGTATGGTCTCAAACTGGCTGCATAATCATGCTCAGGCTGGCGATCGGGTGCATCTGGCTTCACCGGCAGGCGACTTCTTTATGGACGTCAACTCCGGCACGCCGGTGACGCTGATTTCCGCAGGCGTCGGCCAGACGCCGATGCTCTCGATGCTGGACACGCTGGCGAACAGCGGCCACCAGGCGCAGGTCAACTGGCTGCACGCCGCCGAACACGGGGATGTACACGCCTTTAGCGAAGAAGTGGCCGAACTTGGCGCGAAGCTGCCGAAATTTGAAAGCCACGTCTGGTACCGTGAACCCTCCGCAGAGGATCGTGCCCTGCCGCGCTTTAATCGCGAAGGACTGATGAATTTGCTGGAAATCGAAGGGAAGTTAAGCGACCCGGCGATGCAGTTCTATCTTTGCGGCCCGATCAACTTTATGCGTTTTGCGGCGGAACAGTTAGTGAAGATTGGCGTGAATAAAGACAGCATTCACTACGAGTGCTTTGGCCCGCACAAGGTGATGTAG
- the glnB gene encoding nitrogen regulatory protein P-II, with the protein MKKIDAIIKPFKLDDVREALAEVGITGMTVTEVKGFGRQKGHTELYRGAEYMVDFLPKVKIEIVVTDDIVDTCVDTIIRTAQTGKIGDGKIFVFDVARVVRIRTGEEDDAAI; encoded by the coding sequence ATGAAAAAAATTGATGCGATTATTAAACCTTTCAAACTGGATGATGTGCGCGAAGCGCTGGCTGAAGTAGGCATTACCGGCATGACGGTGACGGAAGTGAAAGGCTTTGGCCGTCAGAAAGGGCATACCGAGCTGTACCGCGGTGCCGAGTACATGGTGGACTTCCTGCCAAAAGTAAAAATTGAAATTGTGGTGACCGACGATATCGTTGATACCTGCGTGGACACCATTATCCGCACGGCCCAGACAGGCAAGATTGGTGACGGTAAGATTTTCGTGTTTGATGTAGCACGCGTGGTGCGTATTCGTACCGGCGAAGAAGATGACGCGGCGATTTGA
- the glrR gene encoding two-component system response regulator GlrR, translating into MTQRKPARLLLVDDDPGLLKLLGMRLSSEGYTVTTAESGAEGLKVLAREKIDLVISDLRMDEMDGMALFAEIQKGQPGMPVIILTAHGSIPDAVAATQQGVFSFLTKPVDRDALYQAINNALEHTIIAGDDMWRDTIVTRSPIMQRLLEQARMVAQSDVSVLINGQSGTGKEILAQAIHNASPRSKKAFIAINCGALPEQLLESELFGHARGAFTGAVSSREGLFQAAEGGTLFLDEIGDMPIPLQVKLLRVLQERKVRPLGSNRDLDIDVRIISATHRDLPKAMERGEFREDLFYRLNVVNLKIPALHERAEDIPLLANHLLRQSADRHKPFVRSFSTDAMKRLMTASWPGNVRQLVNVIEQCVALTSAPVIGEALVEQALEGENTALPTFVEARNQFELNYLRKLLQITKGNVTHAARMAGRNRTEFYKLLARHELEANDFKE; encoded by the coding sequence ATGACGCAAAGGAAACCCGCGCGCTTACTCTTAGTGGATGATGATCCCGGCCTGTTAAAACTGCTGGGAATGCGCCTGTCGAGCGAGGGGTATACGGTCACCACGGCTGAAAGCGGGGCTGAGGGACTGAAAGTCCTGGCGCGAGAGAAAATCGATCTGGTGATAAGCGATCTCAGAATGGACGAAATGGACGGCATGGCGCTGTTCGCGGAGATCCAAAAAGGCCAGCCGGGGATGCCGGTGATCATTCTGACTGCGCACGGCTCTATCCCTGATGCCGTGGCGGCAACCCAGCAGGGTGTATTCAGCTTCCTCACCAAGCCGGTGGACAGAGATGCGCTTTATCAGGCCATCAACAATGCGCTTGAGCACACGATCATCGCTGGCGATGATATGTGGCGCGACACCATTGTGACCCGCAGCCCGATTATGCAGCGTTTGCTCGAGCAGGCGCGCATGGTGGCGCAGTCGGACGTCAGCGTGTTGATTAACGGCCAAAGCGGCACCGGGAAAGAGATTCTGGCTCAGGCAATACATAACGCCAGCCCTCGCAGCAAAAAAGCGTTTATTGCGATTAACTGTGGCGCGCTGCCTGAGCAACTGCTGGAATCCGAGCTGTTTGGTCACGCTCGCGGGGCCTTTACCGGCGCGGTCAGCAGCCGTGAAGGGCTGTTCCAGGCGGCGGAAGGTGGAACGCTGTTCCTCGATGAAATCGGCGATATGCCAATCCCGCTCCAGGTTAAGCTGCTGCGCGTTTTGCAGGAGCGGAAAGTTCGCCCGCTGGGCAGCAACCGCGATCTGGACATTGACGTGCGGATTATCTCCGCCACGCACCGGGACTTGCCGAAAGCCATGGAGCGCGGGGAGTTTCGTGAAGATCTCTTCTACCGCCTCAACGTTGTGAACCTGAAAATTCCTGCGCTGCATGAACGCGCCGAAGATATTCCGCTGCTGGCGAATCATTTGTTACGCCAGTCCGCCGACAGGCACAAACCTTTCGTTCGGAGTTTCTCCACCGACGCCATGAAGCGGCTGATGACCGCAAGCTGGCCAGGCAACGTGCGCCAGCTGGTGAACGTGATTGAGCAGTGCGTGGCGCTGACCTCAGCCCCGGTGATTGGCGAAGCGCTGGTGGAGCAGGCGCTGGAAGGCGAAAACACCGCCTTGCCGACATTTGTCGAAGCGCGTAACCAGTTCGAGCTAAACTATTTGCGTAAGCTGCTGCAAATTACCAAAGGAAATGTCACCCATGCCGCGCGCATGGCGGGGCGTAACCGAACCGAATTCTATAAATTACTGGCCAGGCATGAACTCGAGGCCAATGACTTTAAAGAGTAG
- the qseG gene encoding two-component system QseEF-associated lipoprotein QseG → MIKTMKVLLLREPRRGSLARLIGWVSGALAGATLLTGCAPSSVSSSLDEAHKPHIPEQQIPDYLSTDCTEIWALTGHDVSSNPLYWLRGMDCAQRLPPAEARAEARQWPAETWQDTFKRGILLSTAKITPTERRRYMTQLDTMTSEVPVQVRSLFEIWRDGQLSQLKLSDERTRYSKLQQSTDGELDTLREQQQRLRGQLDLTTRKLENLTDIERQLSSRKPGSNLVPDTHSSEDNDDDDSGTPNKSQPEAKP, encoded by the coding sequence ATGATTAAAACGATGAAAGTACTTTTATTGCGTGAACCACGCCGCGGGTCTTTGGCTCGCCTTATTGGCTGGGTATCCGGGGCGCTGGCCGGTGCGACATTGTTGACAGGATGCGCACCATCAAGCGTGTCCAGCAGCCTGGATGAAGCCCACAAACCACATATCCCGGAACAACAAATTCCTGATTACCTGTCCACGGACTGCACCGAAATATGGGCGCTGACGGGACATGACGTTAGCAGTAACCCGCTTTACTGGCTGCGCGGTATGGATTGCGCGCAGCGCCTGCCACCGGCAGAAGCCCGTGCAGAAGCTCGCCAGTGGCCAGCAGAAACCTGGCAGGACACATTTAAGCGCGGCATTTTGCTGTCCACGGCTAAAATTACCCCGACCGAGCGCCGCCGTTACATGACCCAGCTCGACACCATGACCAGCGAAGTGCCTGTACAGGTACGTTCCCTGTTTGAGATTTGGCGTGACGGGCAGTTGTCACAGCTCAAGCTTTCGGATGAGCGCACGCGCTATAGCAAGCTGCAGCAGTCAACGGACGGCGAGCTGGATACGCTGCGGGAACAGCAGCAGCGCTTGCGTGGCCAGCTCGATCTCACAACACGCAAGCTGGAAAATCTGACTGATATTGAGCGTCAGCTTTCCAGCCGCAAGCCGGGAAGTAATCTGGTGCCTGACACACATAGTTCGGAAGATAACGACGACGACGATAGCGGTACGCCAAACAAATCGCAGCCGGAGGCAAAACCATGA
- a CDS encoding sensor histidine kinase: MKLLNQWHFFPRSLRQLVMMAFLLVLVPLLVLAWQAWQSLNALSAQAALTNRTTLTDARRSEAMTNVALEMERSYRQYCVLDDSRLAQLYQGQRQRYAQMLEAHASVLPDPKLYQSLSQSLSDLAELKCKNSGPEAAAANQLEQFASTNAEMVQATRTVVFSRGQQLQQEIAERGQFFGWQALVLFLLSLGLVIIFTRMIIGPVKGIERMINRLGEGRSLGNSEVFKGPRELRSVGQRIVWLSERLSWLESQRHEFLRHLSHELKTPLASMREGTELLADQVAGPLNSDQKEVVAILDNSSRHLQKLIEQLLDYNRKLADGVVTLERVEVAPIVEMVISAHSLPARAKMMHTEMQLSPKACLAEPTLLMSVLDNLYSNAVHYGSESGTIYLRSSQVGAMLYIEVANTGEPIPATEQEMIFEPFFQGSHQRKGSVKGSGLGLSIARDCIRRMHGKLSLINANSAEVCFRIELPVFPEND; the protein is encoded by the coding sequence ATGAAGCTATTGAACCAGTGGCATTTTTTCCCCCGATCTTTGCGCCAGCTTGTCATGATGGCCTTTTTACTGGTGCTCGTACCGCTGCTGGTGCTTGCGTGGCAGGCGTGGCAAAGTCTTAACGCCCTGAGCGCTCAGGCCGCGTTGACTAACCGCACCACGCTAACCGATGCCCGCCGCAGCGAAGCGATGACCAATGTCGCGCTGGAAATGGAGCGTAGCTACCGCCAGTACTGCGTGCTTGATGACTCGCGCCTTGCTCAGCTGTATCAGGGGCAGCGTCAGCGCTATGCTCAAATGCTTGAAGCCCACGCCTCCGTATTACCCGATCCGAAACTCTACCAATCGCTCAGCCAGTCTTTAAGCGATCTGGCTGAACTGAAATGTAAAAACAGCGGGCCGGAAGCAGCGGCTGCAAATCAACTTGAGCAGTTCGCCTCAACCAATGCTGAAATGGTGCAGGCCACGCGAACGGTGGTGTTCTCTCGCGGACAGCAGCTGCAGCAGGAAATTGCCGAACGAGGCCAGTTCTTCGGTTGGCAGGCCCTGGTGCTGTTTCTGCTCAGCCTGGGGCTGGTCATCATCTTCACCCGCATGATTATCGGCCCGGTTAAAGGCATCGAACGGATGATCAACCGGCTGGGGGAAGGGCGCTCTCTCGGCAACAGCGAAGTATTTAAAGGGCCACGCGAACTGCGCTCCGTTGGGCAGCGTATTGTCTGGCTCAGCGAACGCCTGTCCTGGCTTGAATCCCAGCGCCACGAGTTTCTCCGCCATCTTTCTCATGAGTTAAAAACCCCGCTCGCCAGTATGAGAGAGGGGACGGAACTGCTTGCTGACCAGGTTGCCGGGCCGCTCAATTCTGACCAGAAAGAGGTCGTCGCCATCCTGGACAACAGCAGTCGCCACCTGCAAAAGCTGATTGAACAGCTGTTGGACTATAACCGCAAGCTGGCAGACGGCGTGGTAACCCTGGAAAGGGTCGAGGTGGCTCCGATCGTGGAAATGGTTATCTCTGCCCACAGCCTCCCGGCAAGGGCTAAAATGATGCATACCGAGATGCAATTAAGCCCGAAAGCTTGCCTCGCAGAGCCGACGCTGCTGATGAGCGTACTGGATAATCTCTACTCCAATGCGGTGCACTACGGCAGTGAATCCGGTACCATTTACCTCCGGAGTTCGCAGGTGGGTGCGATGCTTTACATTGAGGTCGCGAACACAGGCGAGCCGATTCCGGCCACGGAACAAGAGATGATTTTTGAGCCTTTCTTCCAGGGCAGCCACCAGCGGAAGGGTTCCGTCAAGGGAAGTGGCCTGGGGTTAAGTATCGCCAGGGATTGCATTCGCCGTATGCACGGAAAACTTAGCCTGATTAACGCTAACAGCGCGGAAGTATGCTTCCGTATCGAATTACCGGTTTTCCCTGAGAATGATTAA